The Streptomyces seoulensis genome contains a region encoding:
- a CDS encoding GntR family transcriptional regulator codes for MSEQPPYLRIADELRRRIAERVWEPGDRLPSRAQIGQECGVGENVVRRAQELLISQGVLEGRAGSGTYVAEPRQRVRVVRSSAREQPSGSPFRADMKAVGRQGDWESRTDAKVPAPAEIAARLGVDEGALCVRTTYEFLADGRPVQLSTSWEPYDLTAGTLVVLPEGGPHAGAGVVNRMAAIGITVSHAVEQPEPRQATAEEASLLGIQKAALVTHIRRTYYSDQGRPVETADIVVPVAHCEIVYEIPINR; via the coding sequence ATGTCTGAGCAACCGCCGTACCTCCGCATCGCCGATGAGCTGAGGCGCCGGATCGCGGAACGTGTGTGGGAGCCGGGAGACCGCCTGCCCTCCCGCGCTCAGATCGGCCAGGAGTGCGGCGTCGGCGAGAACGTGGTGCGCCGGGCGCAGGAGTTGCTGATCTCCCAGGGGGTCTTGGAGGGTCGTGCCGGTTCGGGCACGTACGTCGCCGAGCCCCGGCAGCGCGTGCGGGTCGTACGGTCTTCAGCGCGGGAGCAGCCCAGTGGCTCACCGTTCCGGGCGGACATGAAGGCCGTCGGCAGGCAGGGCGACTGGGAGAGCCGGACGGACGCCAAGGTGCCAGCCCCGGCGGAGATCGCGGCGCGGCTGGGGGTCGACGAGGGCGCGTTGTGCGTACGGACGACGTACGAGTTCCTCGCGGACGGCAGGCCGGTGCAACTGTCCACGAGCTGGGAGCCGTACGACCTCACCGCTGGCACCCTCGTCGTCCTTCCCGAGGGAGGACCGCACGCTGGCGCCGGGGTCGTGAACCGTATGGCCGCGATCGGTATCACCGTCAGCCATGCGGTGGAGCAGCCGGAGCCGAGGCAGGCGACCGCCGAGGAGGCGTCGCTACTCGGCATCCAGAAGGCCGCGCTCGTCACGCACATCCGGCGGACGTACTACAGCGACCAAGGGCGGCCCGTGGAGACGGCGGACATCGTTGTGCCCGTCGCTCACTGCGAGATCGTCTACGAGATTCCGATCAACCGATGA
- a CDS encoding putative RNA methyltransferase: MPVLLPPALELFLDLLRCPTCRTRPLNPDRGALRCPVGHTFDVARHGYAGLLTGSRATSADDAAMVEARSRFLAAGAYAPLREAVTHLVADAVSEQPTVVDVGCGTGYYLGGILDQLAGARGLGLDTSVRALRAAARVHERAAAVAWDVFRPFPLADGVADVVLDVFAPRNPAEFHRVLRPTGRLIVVRPTGRHLAELRGRLPAMITVDPAKEQRLHRALAPFFDSVVTEQVEYPVTLTRRDALDLVAMTPSARHLSPADLADDHPLPDQVTVSVLATAYQPR, encoded by the coding sequence GTGCCCGTGTTGCTTCCCCCTGCCCTCGAACTCTTCCTCGACCTGCTGCGCTGCCCGACGTGTCGTACTCGCCCCCTGAACCCCGACCGTGGCGCGCTGCGCTGTCCGGTCGGCCACACCTTCGACGTCGCACGGCACGGATACGCGGGCCTGCTGACAGGCAGCCGCGCCACCAGCGCCGACGACGCTGCCATGGTCGAAGCCCGGAGCCGGTTCCTGGCCGCCGGTGCCTATGCACCCCTCCGTGAGGCTGTGACCCATCTGGTGGCCGACGCCGTGTCCGAGCAGCCCACGGTCGTGGACGTGGGCTGCGGCACCGGTTACTACTTGGGCGGCATACTCGACCAGTTGGCCGGCGCTCGCGGTCTGGGCCTGGACACGTCGGTGCGCGCGCTCCGCGCGGCAGCCCGGGTTCACGAACGAGCCGCGGCGGTGGCCTGGGACGTCTTCCGTCCCTTCCCGCTGGCCGATGGGGTGGCCGATGTCGTGCTGGACGTGTTCGCCCCACGCAATCCGGCGGAGTTCCACCGCGTGCTGCGTCCGACCGGCCGGTTGATCGTCGTCCGTCCCACTGGGCGGCACCTGGCCGAACTCCGCGGCCGGCTACCCGCGATGATCACGGTCGATCCGGCCAAGGAACAGCGCCTGCACCGGGCGCTGGCTCCCTTCTTCGACAGCGTCGTCACCGAACAGGTCGAGTACCCCGTGACCCTGACCAGGCGGGATGCCCTGGACCTGGTGGCAATGACGCCGAGCGCACGCCACTTGAGTCCTGCGGACCTGGCCGATGACCACCCCCTGCCCGATCAGGTCACCGTCTCCGTGCTAGCAACCGCCTACCAGCCTCGGTGA
- a CDS encoding O-acetyl-ADP-ribose deacetylase, with protein sequence MTTITLVQGDITEQRVDAIVNAANSSLLGGGGVDGAIHRRGGPAILAACRDLRAAHYGGGLPTGEAVATTAGDLPAEWVIHTVGPVWQGPGSDPSLLASCYRESLRVADELGARTVAFPAISTGVYRWPVGEAARVALDAVRSAPTGVEEVRFVLFDERTFEVFAGEVE encoded by the coding sequence ATGACCACCATCACGCTCGTCCAGGGCGACATCACCGAGCAGCGCGTGGACGCGATCGTCAACGCGGCGAACTCTTCCTTGCTGGGCGGGGGAGGGGTGGACGGGGCGATCCACCGGCGGGGCGGCCCCGCGATCCTCGCGGCCTGCCGCGACCTCCGGGCCGCCCACTACGGCGGCGGCCTCCCCACGGGCGAGGCGGTTGCCACGACGGCGGGGGATCTTCCGGCGGAGTGGGTCATCCACACGGTGGGGCCTGTCTGGCAGGGGCCGGGCTCCGATCCGTCTTTGCTGGCGTCCTGCTATCGGGAGTCGCTGCGGGTGGCGGATGAGTTGGGGGCGCGGACGGTGGCGTTTCCGGCGATCTCGACGGGGGTGTACCGGTGGCCGGTGGGGGAGGCGGCGCGGGTCGCCTTGGACGCGGTGCGGTCTGCTCCGACCGGCGTGGAGGAGGTCCGCTTCGTGCTTTTCGATGAGCGGACGTTCGAGGTGTTCGCGGGGGAAGTGGAGTGA
- a CDS encoding phytoene desaturase family protein, whose amino-acid sequence MPSMLDAVVVGAGPNGLTAAVELARRGFSVAVFEARSTVGGGARTEELTLPGFRHDPCSAAHPLGINSPAFRAMPLERYGLRWLHPELPMAHPFLDGSAAVLARSVAETAASFGPRDAGAYRRLITPFLHRWDTLLRDFMSLPLTALPRDPLTLARFGLAGLPPATALMSRFQDERFKALFSGLVAHAIAPLSGFGTGAIGLVFALAAHARGWPVAQGGSQSISDALTAYLLDLGGTVHTDYEVKRVDDLPPARAYIFDTSPTALARIAGFGNYYDGYRYGPSVFKIDYALDGPVPWTAPEARVAGTVQLGKNRAEIDRALRAASREGRAPDPPFLITVQPSVVDPTRAPEGKQVFWAYGHVPNDWQGDLTDAIERQLERFAPGFRDRVLARATAGPPELASRNANYIGGDIACGAVDGRQLLLRPRPTLFPYRTPHPAVFLCSSATPPGAGVHGMSGHNAAKEVWRRLRQS is encoded by the coding sequence GTGCCGTCGATGCTGGACGCGGTCGTGGTGGGAGCGGGGCCGAACGGACTGACCGCCGCCGTGGAGCTGGCCCGCCGGGGCTTCTCCGTGGCCGTCTTCGAAGCGCGGTCCACCGTGGGCGGCGGCGCCCGCACCGAGGAACTCACGCTGCCCGGCTTCCGGCACGACCCCTGCTCGGCCGCGCACCCCCTGGGCATCAACTCGCCCGCGTTCCGCGCCATGCCGCTGGAGCGGTACGGGCTGCGGTGGCTCCACCCGGAGCTGCCCATGGCCCACCCGTTCCTGGACGGCAGCGCAGCCGTGCTGGCCCGCTCGGTCGCGGAGACCGCGGCCTCCTTCGGCCCGCGCGACGCGGGTGCGTACCGCCGCCTGATCACCCCGTTCCTGCACCGCTGGGACACCCTGCTGCGGGACTTCATGTCCCTGCCGCTGACCGCGCTGCCGCGTGACCCGCTCACCCTGGCCCGCTTCGGCCTGGCCGGCCTGCCGCCCGCGACGGCCCTGATGAGCCGCTTCCAGGACGAGCGGTTCAAGGCCCTGTTCTCCGGTCTTGTCGCCCACGCGATCGCCCCGCTGAGCGGCTTCGGCACCGGAGCGATCGGCCTGGTCTTCGCGCTCGCCGCGCACGCGCGGGGCTGGCCGGTCGCCCAGGGCGGCTCCCAGTCGATCTCCGACGCGCTCACGGCGTACCTGCTCGACCTCGGCGGCACCGTGCACACCGACTACGAGGTCAAGCGGGTGGACGACCTGCCACCGGCCCGCGCCTACATCTTCGACACCTCACCGACGGCGCTGGCCCGCATCGCCGGCTTCGGCAACTACTACGACGGCTACCGCTACGGCCCCAGCGTCTTCAAGATCGACTACGCGCTGGACGGCCCCGTCCCGTGGACCGCCCCCGAGGCCCGCGTCGCGGGCACGGTCCAGCTCGGCAAGAACCGGGCCGAGATCGACCGAGCCCTGCGCGCCGCGTCCCGCGAGGGCCGCGCCCCCGACCCGCCGTTCCTGATCACCGTGCAGCCCAGCGTGGTCGACCCCACCCGCGCACCCGAGGGCAAGCAGGTCTTCTGGGCGTACGGCCACGTCCCGAACGACTGGCAGGGCGACCTCACGGACGCGATAGAACGCCAACTGGAGCGCTTCGCCCCCGGCTTCCGCGACCGCGTCCTCGCCCGCGCCACGGCGGGCCCACCCGAGTTGGCGTCCCGCAACGCCAACTACATCGGCGGTGACATCGCCTGCGGCGCGGTCGACGGCCGCCAACTCCTGCTGCGCCCCCGCCCCACCCTGTTCCCGTACCGCACCCCCCACCCCGCCGTCTTCCTCTGCTCCTCCGCGACCCCGCCCGGCGCGGGGGTACACGGCATGTCGGGCCACAACGCGGCGAAGGAAGTCTGGAGGAGGCTCCGCCAGTCATGA
- a CDS encoding inositol monophosphatase family protein — MIEDTETIEEFLAHHSADVEEAIRKAAATEILPRFRRLAEHEVDQKSGPHDLVTDADRLAERRLTEELSRLLPGSVVVGEEAVHANPATYDAIRGDAPVWIIDPVDGTRQFVHGNDGFCTLVALAHRGTVLASWTYAPVRDQFATAVRGQGAFLDGERLFAGPPAPGRDLRVAVSHPDYTTEEQKRALRALWTDGVAPRSCGSAGLEYLAIARGETDAVAFSWEAAWDHAAGLLLVEEAGGAHLTLTGEPFRITGGNALPFTAARDATTARQVGELLRTG, encoded by the coding sequence ATGATCGAAGACACGGAAACCATCGAGGAGTTTCTCGCCCACCACTCCGCCGACGTGGAAGAGGCGATCCGGAAGGCCGCCGCCACCGAGATCCTGCCCCGCTTCCGCCGCCTGGCCGAGCACGAGGTGGACCAGAAGAGCGGGCCGCACGACCTGGTGACCGACGCCGACCGGCTCGCCGAGCGCCGCCTCACCGAGGAGCTGAGCCGCCTGCTGCCCGGCTCCGTCGTGGTCGGCGAGGAGGCCGTGCACGCGAACCCGGCCACGTACGACGCCATCCGGGGCGACGCACCGGTGTGGATCATCGACCCGGTCGACGGCACCCGCCAGTTCGTGCACGGCAACGACGGCTTCTGCACCCTGGTCGCGCTCGCCCACCGGGGCACCGTGCTGGCCTCCTGGACGTACGCGCCGGTCCGCGACCAGTTCGCCACCGCCGTGCGCGGCCAGGGCGCCTTCCTGGACGGGGAGCGGCTCTTCGCCGGGCCGCCCGCGCCGGGCCGGGACCTCAGGGTGGCCGTCTCCCACCCCGACTACACCACCGAGGAGCAGAAGCGCGCGCTGCGCGCCCTGTGGACCGACGGGGTCGCCCCGCGTTCCTGCGGCTCGGCCGGCCTGGAGTACCTGGCGATCGCGCGGGGCGAGACCGACGCCGTGGCCTTTTCCTGGGAGGCCGCCTGGGACCACGCGGCGGGCCTGCTGCTGGTGGAGGAGGCGGGCGGCGCCCACCTGACCCTCACCGGAGAGCCCTTCCGCATAACCGGGGGCAACGCGCTGCCGTTCACCGCCGCCCGCGACGCCACCACGGCCCGCCAGGTCGGGGAGCTGCTGCGCACCGGGTGA
- a CDS encoding gamma-glutamyltransferase family protein: MFTTRPTLQGTFGMVSSTHWLASQSAMAVLEDGGNAFDAAVAGAFVLHVVEPHLNGPAGEVPILLAPAGGEVRVLCGQGVAPAGATVAHYRGLGLDLVPGTGPLASAVPGAFDAWLLLLRDHGTKPLDEVLKYAIGYAEDGHPPVENVTATVESVRELFETEWTSSAEVYLPGGRAPRPGELLRNPALAATWKRLLAETAGAGDREARIDAARAVWRTGFIAEALLRQSRRPTLDSTGAHHTGTLTEADLADWTATYEAPATYDWNGWTLCKAGPWSQGPALLQQLALLPADLPPYGSADYVHLLIEGCKLAMADREAWYGDAAKAPLTELLSDEYNTGRRGLIGADASWELRPGSPGGRTPRLPKQVHARVPHGVMGVGEPTVAVPGEPRVSADGTTRGDTCHLDVADRWGNMIAATPSGGWLQCNPVVPELGFPLGTRLQMTWLEEGLPNTLTPGRRPRTTLSPSLALRDGVPVLAFGTPGGDQQDQWQTHFFLAAALRAPVRGALDLQGAIDAPNWHNDSFPSSFYPRGQEPGSVTVESRMPEAVVAELRRRGHDVTVGPAWSEGRLCAVARDPATGVLSAAANPRGMQGYAVGR; the protein is encoded by the coding sequence ATGTTCACCACCCGTCCCACCCTCCAGGGCACCTTCGGCATGGTGTCCAGCACCCACTGGCTGGCCTCCCAGTCGGCCATGGCCGTGCTGGAGGACGGCGGCAACGCCTTCGACGCCGCCGTGGCGGGCGCGTTCGTGCTGCACGTCGTGGAACCCCACCTGAACGGCCCGGCGGGCGAGGTCCCCATCCTGCTCGCCCCGGCCGGCGGCGAGGTCCGGGTGCTGTGCGGCCAGGGGGTCGCCCCGGCGGGCGCCACCGTCGCGCACTACCGGGGCCTGGGACTGGACCTCGTACCCGGCACCGGGCCCCTCGCGTCCGCCGTGCCCGGCGCCTTCGACGCCTGGCTGCTGCTTCTGCGCGATCACGGGACCAAACCTCTGGACGAGGTCCTGAAATACGCCATCGGATACGCCGAGGACGGCCACCCGCCCGTGGAGAACGTCACCGCGACCGTGGAGAGCGTGCGGGAGCTGTTCGAGACGGAGTGGACGAGCTCGGCCGAGGTCTACCTGCCGGGCGGCCGCGCACCCCGCCCCGGTGAGCTGCTGCGCAACCCCGCCCTCGCCGCCACCTGGAAGCGCCTGCTGGCCGAGACCGCGGGCGCGGGCGACCGCGAGGCCCGCATCGACGCCGCCCGCGCGGTGTGGCGTACGGGCTTCATCGCCGAAGCCCTGCTCCGCCAGTCCCGCCGCCCCACCCTCGACTCCACCGGCGCCCACCACACCGGCACCCTCACCGAGGCCGACCTCGCGGACTGGACGGCGACCTACGAGGCTCCGGCGACGTACGACTGGAACGGCTGGACCCTCTGCAAGGCGGGCCCCTGGAGCCAGGGCCCGGCCCTCCTCCAGCAGCTCGCCCTGCTCCCGGCCGACCTCCCGCCCTACGGCAGCGCCGACTACGTCCACCTGCTGATCGAGGGCTGCAAGCTCGCCATGGCCGACCGCGAGGCGTGGTACGGCGACGCCGCGAAGGCGCCGCTCACCGAGCTGCTGTCGGACGAGTACAACACCGGCCGGCGGGGCCTGATCGGCGCCGACGCCTCCTGGGAGCTGCGGCCGGGGAGCCCCGGCGGGCGCACGCCCCGCCTGCCGAAGCAGGTGCACGCGCGCGTGCCGCACGGCGTCATGGGGGTGGGCGAGCCCACCGTGGCCGTACCGGGCGAGCCCCGCGTGAGCGCCGACGGCACCACGCGCGGGGACACCTGCCACCTCGACGTGGCCGACCGCTGGGGCAACATGATCGCCGCCACGCCCAGCGGAGGCTGGCTCCAGTGCAACCCGGTCGTGCCCGAACTGGGCTTCCCGCTCGGCACCCGGCTCCAGATGACCTGGCTGGAGGAGGGCCTGCCCAACACGCTGACCCCCGGCCGCCGCCCCCGTACCACCCTCAGCCCGTCGCTGGCCCTGCGCGACGGCGTGCCCGTACTCGCCTTCGGCACCCCCGGCGGCGACCAGCAGGACCAGTGGCAGACGCACTTCTTCCTCGCCGCCGCCCTGCGCGCACCCGTCCGGGGCGCCCTCGACCTCCAGGGCGCCATCGACGCCCCGAACTGGCACAACGACAGTTTCCCCAGCTCCTTCTACCCGCGCGGCCAGGAGCCCGGCAGCGTGACCGTCGAGTCCCGCATGCCCGAGGCGGTCGTCGCCGAGCTGCGCCGCCGAGGGCACGACGTCACCGTGGGACCCGCCTGGTCGGAAGGCCGGCTGTGCGCGGTCGCCCGCGACCCCGCCACCGGCGTCCTGTCCGCCGCGGCGAACCCACGGGGCATGCAGGGGTACGCGGTCGGCCGCTGA
- a CDS encoding alpha-lytic protease prodomain-containing protein yields MRRKKVVRAAAAALLMLGGLSAAGTLPASAQTAGEAPASKSLLTAMQHDFGLTKTQAEARLKAERAATDLAPKARTTAGAAYGGSWFDARSGRLTVAVTDDASASVRAELRDAGATVRTVERSARELDAAKARVDRLKAPKSVTSWHVDPSAGSVVIDVVRSKAADNDVQRFLASARQAGPVTVNKVAESASTLAAGTVGGDPFYTGNVRCSIGFSVYGGFVTAGHCGQPSAAVYGWDRSYVGNFQGSSFPDNDYAWINVGSGWWTVPVVLGWGTVSDQLVRGSNVAPPGTSICRSGSTTHWHCGTVLGLNETVNYSQGAVHQVTRTNVCAEPGDSGGSFISGDQAQGVTSGGWGNCSSGGETWFQPVNEILSRYGLTLHTA; encoded by the coding sequence ATGAGACGCAAGAAAGTCGTGCGCGCCGCCGCGGCCGCACTCCTCATGCTCGGCGGCCTCTCCGCGGCGGGCACCCTCCCCGCCTCCGCGCAGACCGCCGGCGAAGCCCCCGCATCCAAGAGTCTGCTGACCGCGATGCAGCACGACTTCGGGCTCACCAAGACCCAGGCCGAGGCCCGCCTCAAGGCCGAGCGCGCGGCCACCGACCTGGCCCCGAAGGCCCGCACGACCGCCGGTGCGGCCTACGGCGGCTCCTGGTTCGACGCCCGCAGCGGCCGGCTGACCGTGGCCGTGACCGACGACGCCTCCGCGAGCGTCCGCGCCGAGCTCCGCGACGCCGGGGCCACCGTGCGCACGGTGGAGCGCAGCGCCCGCGAGCTGGACGCGGCCAAGGCGCGCGTCGACCGCCTCAAGGCGCCCAAGTCCGTGACCAGTTGGCATGTCGACCCGAGCGCCGGGTCCGTCGTGATCGACGTGGTCCGCTCCAAGGCCGCCGACAACGATGTCCAGCGCTTCCTGGCGAGCGCCCGCCAGGCGGGTCCCGTCACCGTCAACAAGGTCGCCGAGTCCGCGAGCACCCTCGCCGCGGGCACGGTCGGCGGAGACCCGTTCTACACGGGCAACGTCCGGTGCTCCATCGGCTTCTCGGTCTACGGCGGCTTCGTCACCGCGGGGCACTGCGGCCAGCCGTCCGCCGCCGTCTACGGCTGGGACCGGTCCTACGTCGGCAACTTCCAGGGCTCGTCGTTCCCCGACAACGACTACGCCTGGATCAACGTGGGCAGCGGCTGGTGGACCGTACCGGTCGTGCTCGGCTGGGGCACCGTCTCCGACCAGCTCGTGCGCGGCTCCAACGTGGCCCCGCCCGGCACCTCCATCTGCCGCTCCGGCTCCACGACCCACTGGCACTGCGGCACCGTCCTCGGCCTCAACGAGACCGTCAACTACAGCCAGGGCGCGGTGCACCAGGTCACTAGGACCAACGTGTGCGCCGAACCCGGTGACTCCGGCGGCTCGTTCATCAGCGGCGACCAGGCCCAGGGCGTCACCTCCGGCGGCTGGGGCAACTGCTCCAGCGGCGGCGAGACCTGGTTCCAGCCGGTCAACGAGATCCTGAGCCGCTACGGCCTGACCCTGCACACCGCCTGA
- a CDS encoding NCS1 family nucleobase:cation symporter-1 encodes MTDTAPTAIPPSDQVTLADGRVEIAPGTPRPSGPYANEDLLPVPASQRTWTTYNFSALWVGMAHNTASWTLASGLIAVGMDWKQAVFTIALANLIVLVPMLLTGHAGPKYGIPFPVFARASFGVRGANLPAVVRALVACGWFGIQTWIGGEAIYFLAGKLIGDRWSGASHIGGYAWTMWLSFAIFWAIQVAIILRGMETIRRFENWAAPFVLVGAFVMLWWMSDQAGGVGPLFDQPSKLGWGGDFWKLFWPSLMGMIGFWSTLSLNIPDFTRYGRSQRAQTLGQAFGLPTTMTLFAFLSVLVTSGSQAVYGEPVWDPVQLAAKTDNVVGLIYALVTVLVATLSVNIAANLVSPAFDFSNVAPRKISFRTGALITAVLAVLIFPWRLYSDPQGYIFTWLGLVGGLLGTVAGILVADYWFLRRTRLDLADLYRAGGRYWYAGGWNWRAVVAFVVGGVLAVGGADFQPLIDGRPIPALSALSDYGWAVGLGTSLVLYVALTLASGKKTAQTPS; translated from the coding sequence ATGACCGATACAGCTCCCACGGCCATACCACCGTCCGACCAAGTCACCCTCGCCGACGGCCGGGTGGAGATCGCCCCCGGCACACCCCGGCCCAGCGGCCCCTACGCCAACGAGGACCTGCTCCCGGTACCCGCGTCCCAGCGGACCTGGACGACGTACAACTTCTCCGCGCTGTGGGTCGGCATGGCCCACAACACCGCCTCCTGGACGCTCGCTTCGGGACTCATCGCGGTCGGCATGGACTGGAAACAGGCCGTGTTCACCATCGCCCTGGCCAACCTGATCGTGCTGGTGCCGATGCTGCTCACCGGGCACGCGGGACCGAAGTACGGCATCCCCTTCCCCGTCTTCGCCCGCGCCTCCTTCGGGGTGCGCGGCGCCAACCTGCCTGCTGTCGTACGGGCGTTGGTGGCGTGTGGCTGGTTCGGCATCCAGACCTGGATCGGCGGCGAGGCCATCTACTTCCTGGCCGGCAAGCTGATCGGCGACCGCTGGTCCGGCGCCTCGCACATCGGCGGCTACGCCTGGACCATGTGGCTCTCCTTCGCCATCTTCTGGGCGATCCAGGTGGCCATCATCCTGCGGGGCATGGAGACCATCCGCCGCTTCGAGAACTGGGCCGCGCCCTTCGTGCTGGTCGGGGCGTTCGTGATGCTGTGGTGGATGAGCGACCAGGCCGGGGGAGTCGGCCCGCTCTTCGACCAGCCGTCCAAGCTGGGCTGGGGCGGTGACTTCTGGAAGCTGTTCTGGCCCTCCCTGATGGGCATGATCGGCTTCTGGTCCACCCTCTCCCTGAACATCCCCGACTTCACCCGCTACGGCCGCAGCCAGCGCGCGCAGACCCTCGGCCAGGCTTTCGGTCTGCCCACGACCATGACCCTCTTCGCGTTCCTTTCGGTCCTGGTCACCTCCGGCTCGCAGGCGGTGTACGGCGAGCCGGTCTGGGACCCGGTCCAGCTCGCCGCCAAGACCGACAACGTGGTGGGCCTGATCTACGCCCTGGTCACCGTCCTGGTGGCGACCCTCTCCGTGAACATCGCGGCCAACCTGGTCTCCCCGGCCTTCGACTTCTCCAACGTCGCGCCGCGCAAGATCAGTTTCCGCACCGGCGCGCTGATCACCGCCGTCCTCGCGGTGCTGATCTTCCCGTGGCGGCTGTACTCCGACCCGCAGGGCTACATCTTCACCTGGCTCGGCCTGGTCGGCGGCCTGCTCGGCACGGTGGCGGGCATCCTGGTCGCCGACTACTGGTTCCTGCGCCGCACCCGCCTCGACCTGGCCGACCTGTACCGGGCGGGCGGGCGTTACTGGTACGCGGGCGGCTGGAACTGGCGGGCGGTGGTGGCCTTCGTGGTGGGCGGCGTCCTCGCCGTCGGCGGGGCCGACTTCCAACCGCTGATCGACGGCCGCCCGATCCCGGCCCTCAGCGCACTGTCCGACTACGGCTGGGCGGTCGGGCTCGGCACCTCGCTGGTGCTGTACGTGGCGCTGACCCTGGCGAGCGGCAAGAAGACTGCGCAAACGCCGAGTTGA
- a CDS encoding TIGR03842 family LLM class F420-dependent oxidoreductase, whose translation MDFGLVLQTDPPASRVIDLMKRAERNGFTHGWTFDSAVLWQEPFVIYSQILANTDRLTVGPMVTNPGTRTWEVTASTFATLNDMYGNRTVCGIGRGDSAMRVAGRKPNTLARISEAMKVIRALGRGEEADLGGTPIRLPWVREGAELPVWMAAYGPKALKMTGEEADGFILQLADLYLTEFMVKAVKDAAVAAGRDPDEVTICVAAPAYVTDDDSPEALAHAREQCRWFGGMVGNHVADLVSRYGEHSAQIPDELTEYIKARQGYDYAHHGRSGNPDTQFVPDEIVDRFCLIGPVETHIEKLNALRALGVDQFAVYDMHDAQEATIDAYGTKVIPAVNA comes from the coding sequence ATGGACTTCGGACTAGTCCTCCAGACCGACCCGCCGGCCTCCCGAGTCATCGACCTGATGAAGCGGGCCGAGCGCAACGGCTTCACCCACGGCTGGACCTTCGACTCGGCCGTGCTCTGGCAGGAACCGTTCGTCATCTACAGCCAGATCCTGGCGAACACCGACAGGCTGACCGTCGGCCCGATGGTCACCAATCCCGGCACCCGCACCTGGGAGGTCACCGCCTCCACCTTCGCCACCCTCAACGACATGTACGGCAACCGCACGGTGTGCGGCATCGGCCGCGGCGACTCCGCGATGCGCGTCGCGGGCCGCAAGCCCAACACCCTCGCCCGGATCAGCGAGGCCATGAAGGTCATCCGCGCCCTCGGCCGGGGCGAGGAGGCCGACCTGGGCGGTACCCCGATCCGGCTGCCCTGGGTGCGGGAGGGCGCCGAACTCCCCGTCTGGATGGCCGCGTACGGGCCCAAGGCGCTGAAGATGACCGGCGAGGAGGCCGACGGCTTCATCCTCCAGCTCGCCGACCTCTACCTCACCGAGTTCATGGTGAAGGCCGTCAAGGACGCGGCCGTGGCCGCCGGCCGCGACCCGGACGAGGTCACCATCTGCGTGGCCGCCCCCGCCTACGTCACCGACGACGACTCGCCCGAGGCCCTCGCCCACGCCCGCGAGCAGTGCCGCTGGTTCGGCGGCATGGTCGGCAACCACGTGGCCGACCTCGTCTCCCGCTACGGCGAGCACTCCGCGCAGATCCCCGACGAACTCACCGAGTACATCAAGGCCCGCCAGGGCTACGACTACGCCCACCACGGACGCAGCGGCAACCCCGACACCCAGTTCGTGCCCGACGAGATCGTGGACCGCTTCTGCCTGATCGGCCCGGTCGAGACCCACATCGAGAAGCTGAACGCCCTGCGCGCCCTGGGCGTGGACCAGTTCGCGGTGTACGACATGCACGACGCGCAGGAGGCCACCATCGACGCCTACGGCACGAAGGTGATCCCCGCCGTCAACGCCTGA